The Drosophila sechellia strain sech25 chromosome 2L, ASM438219v1, whole genome shotgun sequence region ACCTTAACCACACATATTGATTACAAAATAAACAGAGATAATGCCCAAATCATCAACGGGCCATGTTTGTTAATCTCTTCAACTAAACCCCGTCTTAGCCACTTGCTCTGTTTGCCCACAAACATTGGCAATCGGTTATTTAGCCTGCCACAGATTACAGCACCTCGGATACGGAACATGGAACTATTTATTTTGGTCACCCAGGGAGATTGCCTTTAATACCCGCGGACCGTGTTAACCCAAATAAATACACGATCGCTATTTGCACAATCCGTATACGTACGAACAACTGCGGGTAAAAGAATCCATCAAGACGACTCTATATCTATATAGAATTTCACGCATTTGTGCGGTTATTTGTCATGCTGACAGCGACCGACTTTTGACAGGCTCATGCCAGGTGACCTTCACGACATGGATGTGGACTTGGGCATAGgtatggacatggacatggttATGAACCCGGGACATATTCATAAAAGCCTCTGGCTCGTGATCGGGCTGTAATATAACCATCTACGGAGCAGGGAGGTCGCCAACTCAGAAACTGGTGACCCCGCTGTCAGCTGGTGACGTTTGCATTGGGATTTGAGTGCAAGATTTACATAAATCGCCAAGTTGTTAACCAAAAGTATGGCTTTCGGGCGGATTTCAGCAAACATTGGCATTGCAGCTAGTCGCTTTGGTAAagccatatatgtacatacactgATCGATCAGTAAGGAACTCATTAGGATATATTTAtgtaaaaagtttaaaatatcAATGGATAGAACTATCTTTAAAGTGAATAAACGACTTGCTTGGTATAAATATCGTATGAGTTCTTCTAACTTTATGTTGATACCTGACTGATACAACCTCTgcttttctcccagtgcagcCTGAGGAAAGAGTTCGCTGGAATGCTGGGAGGTGCGAGGAAGGTGCTTCGGATGCACTTACCTGGATCGAGTGAGAGTGATGCAACCTCCACAAATGTCAGCGCCAAGGCGGTCAACCCGATTAGCAGCACGCGCGTCCAATTCATCGTGTTCGCTGTTGCTGGTGTCTTCTGTGATCTTCGGAAGGAATGGGTGGGGGTGCGGGAGTGATGGACCGAGGGGTACGAGCGCCTCACTCCAAAATCTTTACCGTCCgctgaaatataaatataaagaaagaaaCGATAAAGCGAAGAAAATGGGAGCCCGGTCTTCAGTCGGTGGTTGTTTATTtacgtttaaaaataaaacgcatTGCGTGGAGgagcataaaataaaatcgcatcgagtaataaataaaattcaaatgaaattttttgtttagcGAGAAAAGTATTAACCGGGACAGAAGTATAGCAATCGGTAAATAATTTGCAGCATTTTTGGGATTCTCAACAAGCAGCTCCCGCTTCACATTTTTCACTCCCCACTTTGCCGGAAGTACTTGGTCGGGTATCACCTATATATctatagatatttatatagGATCCCCCCTATATCATTCATCTCTTTGGCCATCTGTGGGCGTCATTATCATAAAGCATTTCGGAGCTTAGGTTTTATATTTCTCGTTGTAATTTCCCCGTGTGCCCATTGTGGATTCCTTGAGCTGCCCGAGATTTATGTTCGATATTTGCAATCATTCTTTCTTGAATGCCTCTCTTaacttaaataaatgtttatttaatgtGTGTGCTCAGATGTGTTTTCAGGTGCTTCTTCGGCGGAAGTTCCGAGGAAATGTGAAGGTGATGAATTTTAGTTAATTGAAACTTTTTCTTGGAAGGTCGCGAGATTAGGTAGGGCATAATTGCTTCACAAAGTATCATTCATAATATTATGCAAAGCTAATTTATCCAAACGCTATTCATTGCCTCCATTGTAAAACACAATGAAAAACTTCTTTCATGATTCACATAAATCTTAGAAAAGGGAGCTAGAAATTCAGCCTTTAACGATCagtgaaatgaaatggaatgtAGTGAATTCTGTGATGTTAAAAACAGAATTAAGTACCCACTGATTGGCGTAAAACAAGAGGTAGTCGTAAAATAAACCCGAAAATAGGTTAAGGACCTATCCTTCAAACTCAAAACTAATCCATTGCAATTAGGCCTTTAGCTCATCACTTGAGCAGCCACAAATGTCAGCTAGTGCCATAAACTGCATAACACACAAATCCAATTGATAGAGACTTACAGTCCCGCCACGAGCTCATCCTCCCCAATCTCAACTCCAACTCTAACTACCAGCCATTACACAACTTTCATGCTTAAATAAACACAAGAAATGTGGCCGAGATGTTGTTGGCTTTGGCTCTGAGGTGTCCCAGGAATGTGGTAACGGTCGCCGATGCTCCAGCCACAAGCAGCCACATTGGGATGCACATTCGTAGCCGGGCCAAAACCAAATGGCGTTCTGGCCATACAAGACACGACGACAACTTCACCGATACTGGTCCAAAATGTTGACTGACAGTTATGGATTTATAGTGGCAGTGGATATTGCTGTTGTTGACTTCTCGTTCTCCCGGCTACAATGTCACTGAGTCACAAGTGGACGACGGGCTGTAGGATCTGTTCCGTTTATGGGTGTAATCGCAATTACCGGACCTGAGTTCTCCATCTCCCCACGTAGTAAAACTGGAAGATACGGTGGCAGATCACATACACTTCGATCGTATTTTAGGGTTTTTATTCTCCATTCGACAGATGTGATATCAGAGTGCTTTAGTATGCGGATTAAGATGGACAGTACCTGGCTTTGTAGTGGGCGCCATAAGGAAGTTGAATCAATAAAAAGAATAACATTGAATGAATCCTATATACTCTCACCATTTCGAAGGAACCTCTTTTCAATCATGTATCAGTGGAATCTTAAGTATTTGAATCAATAATCTGGTAAATAAATctattttcaattgaaaattaaatttatctaCGGTAGATTAAACATGAAATTCAGAATATGTAAACAATGTTTCAATATATTCCCATCCTATGAGAAAGAGATTCCCATAAGTTCTAAAAGCTTAAATCGTCCCAGTTATTCAGCCATTTCAAATTCCCTGAAAGGTTATCAAGAACTTAACCCAAGCATAATGCCCGAGATCTGTGCCAAGTGTTCATTGAAACGTTTATTAATACCCAGTTAAGTTGGCCGCCGGCTACCAGAACATTTCCCACCAAATGTCAACCGAGTAATCCGCCGCGAGCATAAAGAACAACCGAAACCAGCAGTGGAGACACCTTCGAATGTACACCTAAACACATAATCCTCAGGCctgaaatttattaaatactttttaatgCCAGCGGTTTGGTATAGATCATGCCTAGACCAGGCATATATGTTTGTCCAGCACCCACGCACTCATCAAGTTGAGgcaccaaaaacaaaatcccGCCATGGAGACGCCAAAGAGGCCATCGTCAGCATGGTGAAGACGACGCCACATCTGCTTACTTATTAAAGCGGACAAAATCAGAAATCAGAATCAAAGTCCGTCTCCATAAAGCGACGAGTACATTGATTGACATTTAATTAAGCAAAGGCAAATGCACACGGAAGCCGCCAGCCGATCAATCGGCAACCAAAACCGCAACTGAGAAGGGTTGGATGCAATCCAGATCATCGTCATCACCCACTGGCCGGGTTTGGACCCCTCACTGATCCCCAGCCGATTGAACAAGTTTGGCGTCACCGTCATTGCAGTGACAAAGGCGTTTCTGGTCGATCATCAAAGGAAATTTGATGCTTATCGGAAAAGTCATTTCATCAGATTAAATGGCGGCGGGCCAGAAGAGAGGCAGGCGAAAGGGAAACCAGAACCCTGGGTAGCCAGTTGGCAGCGAGGGTCGATCGAAGGGTATGCTCTACACAGCAGAGGGATGGGAGATGCATTTATCCAAGTGCCACTTTGATGTGGTAAATGTTTTTATAGCTACTAAtcccatacatacatacttctGCTTTAGGAACTTAGAGACCTACAATAATATTATGATTAGCATGAGGGATAATTAATGCTAATGGTAAAGAACTATTATGGCAATCCTACTGGTTAGTTAGGTGGTTGTGCTGTTCTATCAAATACCTAGAATATATtagaaaacaatttgaaaGATATTGAACTATTTGCTTGTAGTTGTTATAAAATGAGTACCAAGTTTCGATAAGTCTGCCCTCGTGCGGCATtagaaattcaaatattttgactCTTTATTTTCCGATCCACGTCCACGTCCACATCCCCCCGGGCGTTTAAAACGGCGCAAAAACTGAAGCGAGAAGGAAAACGCTGGCGCGGCTACTGCGCATGCGCGACGCGAGTTGGCAGCGGTTAAAACCGCGCTTCTGCGCAGTCGCGTGTGGGCAGGACAAGTTTCGCTGCCGCCGCGGGCGTCGTGTCACTGAAATCAAATCAGCCGGGCTTAAATGCTCAGCCAAAAACTTCGCTGCGAGTTGGGGCTGTGAGTTGTTGGAGCTCCAAGCGCTCGCTCAGGCTGGCAAACCTGCTGTCAGTCGCTGGTTTGACATGGAAAAAAATCCATGCCGGCGCCTACGCAGCACGAGAGTGAAAAATCGGGAGAAAGAGCGCAATCGCGCTGTTAAGCCACTTAGAGAAATTCTTCGGCGGATTTTCATTTGCAGCTAACTTTCTTCAggctttgtttaatttcaaacaGTCAGCCTATTATAATTGGAGGCAACCAAATAGCGAGGTGAACTGAATTGATTTCGAGCAGCCTGATAAATTGGTTTCATCATAATGGGACTTTGTGTAACTTCCGGCGCAGGCCAAACATTTTTTCGAACGTTGTTTTCGAAGTGTCAAGATTAGGATTGGAGTTCAATAGTCTCGGACGGCACTTGACGTCCTCATTTTATTGATTTCTGTATTTGTATCGATTTGAATTTCGGCTCGGTCTTTTTGTCGTCGTTTTCCCATTCAATTTTTGACTATTTATTTTCGACAAAAATGCAGTAGTTGACAGCTGGAAATGTGGCTTTTCAGGTGTTATATGGAGTCCTCTGTCAATTATAAGTCGGGTGATTGAGATTTCTGGTATGGTAATTGCCACCTGCCAACTTGCTCAATCCCAACAGCGGAGTacataaaaatgtttgaaattgTAGGTGTAAAAACGCATAAATCACAATTTAAAGACTCGTAAGAatggtattattattattatctctGTAATCTTGAATCTTTAATCTTGCGATGAGCTAAACATGCATGATGACTACTTTTTGAAGTAAACATAGCCAGCAGCTAGAAACTGTCTCAAATCGTATTATATTGCcatcaattaaatttatacagcggctatataattaaatgttttttaccAGGTGTTTGTTAGACCGCACCTTGCTATCAGTTGTCTTtaaaaaatttgcatatcTTCGCAAAATATCTAAGGAAAATAATATGCGTGATAGATGCTACTTATCTTGCCCAGATAAAAGTATACATTTCGGCGCAATTTTCGTTGGCGATCTTGTCAAATCTTGAGAATGTGTTTAATCTGTCATTAggccaaaaccgaaaaccCATGAACTTATGTTGATGAACCATTAAGGCAAAGTCGCGTCTCCATTCGACTTGAATTGGCCTTGAAGCCCGCAGTCCAAACGGCCAACACAAATAGCCTTAGCTGCTATTGTGACTTTGCTCCATTTGAATTGCAAATTCCGGCTGAAGTCAATACAAAGCATTAAAATTTGTTAGCCTGAGTCGCCGCAAAAGGGTCGGATATTGGTGTTCAAATGACTTTCCACTGACGATGCTCTAATTTGCTGGTGCAACAATTTTCCacttaatttgcatttgtttatgAACTCATAACTCGCTGCCAAGCGGAAATTCCATAACCAACAATGGcaatattatttatgttttaataaTGTCAAACTCGAGCTCCAAATATGGCTAGCAAGATATTACCATGTCTGAAGAGTCATCTCTGTGTGTGGGGCACCAAGGGGTGTCAATGTTTGGACAGAGAATAAGAAAACACCAGGCTCCatatttgaataattattCAGTGAATTTCTGTCACATCTCATTGCAAAACTGAAAAGATCGATCTTATTCGAGCACTCTATTGAAGGGAAAGTATCTATCTATTGTATAGATACATCTCAACGAAGTAGTGGTTACTACATCTTGAAGATTAATACCCCTTCGGGTCACAACGCCACTGTCGCTGAATAatatattcaaataataaaataaccgCAAGTCTGAAATGTCTTTCGAACAGGCAGTTATAAATTGTTATGGGGATCTTTGCAGTGGGCGTCTTTTAATTGAATCGCTCGGAATTGAGTAGCAGAAGCCAGTAGAAGCTGCAAAGTGATTGGGAAATCGAGCCAAATAAAATTAAGTATTTTAACCGTTGTTGGGGAATGTGGCCAGCTTCATTTGGTCAACATCATTAACAAACTGTGGCTGCCGTTTCGAATCACAATTCATATTTGGTGGAGGGGAAAATATTCTGTGCTCAGACCTTATATGATCACATAATTATAGTTCATGCGATGGCATAAACCTCAATCTGCTCGTTTAAATACGTGTGGAAAGTCCggtaattaataaattatgaatCGACTGCGGTATTTATGGCGCCAATGCAGATAAGATCTCCAGATCCCCCATAGATTAATGTCGCTCGAATGGTGAGGATGCCACAGGCCGATTCGGCCGCCAGATTGCGGTTGACTTGGGTGTGGCTAATTAATATGTATCGATAGTATTTGaattacaacaacaattagCATGATTTATCATCAGATATAAAATGGCGGTGAAATGAATAGAAATCTTGTGAGGCGCtcataaaaaatattcataGATTGGCCTATCAACAACTTGGTGATTATCATGCAATAAAGTCGAATGGAAAAGAGTTAAACTGCTGTGGGTGTAGCTAGAAGATGCGATACTTTAGTCTACAGTCTGTTAAGATTGAAAACTAGAAATTAACATTTAGCTATTATAACTTTCTAAATTATAGATATTAATAAACATAGACTATCTATCGTTTATCTttacatcatcatcattattaaCGCAACTTCTTTAAGAACAACTTAATATGCCTTCCACGCACTTGAATATGGAATGCACTTCGCAACTGGCCACTTGGCGCACTGATTTTCCGAGTGAGCGGAGTGTAGCCCATATTTTGGCCACACGATTGAGCAGCAAAGCAGCCCGGAGGTCTGGCCCACCTTCACACTCACCTCGTGGTCAAGGACGCTGCTCGTGCTCTAGAGGTGCCCCCActgcggatgtggatgtgagCCAAGTGATCCACTTGGCGGGACGGAACTGATAGCTCCTTGTTCTTTGTGCCGCTCGTTTGCGCCACTTGCGGCTGTCAACGCGCAATTTAGAATGGAAACGACCTGAGTTATTTTTACGAGTATTGCGAAAGATCAAACACGTCGCAAGGGTATCTTCACACTAAAAGAATCGATAACGAAACGGATGCATTAGACCATTTAAACCCTTTTCGAAATACGCGCCAGGTAGAAAAGCTGGATTTTGGAATGGGGACACACGCGAAGATTTCGTGGAGTCAATTTTATGGGATCGAGGTGGAGAACACGCGACGCCAATGCCTGCAATCCTCCAGCAACGACAACTGCTCCGCAACGGACTCGCCCGTTCGtgccaataaaaattaaaacactTTTATGCTATTAAGGCGAACGCGACGCGATCTTGGACACCTTGGATGCGGAGGATGCTGCTTGAGGATCGATCGGATTTCTAAATATGGGCAAAAAACTGTGTACAGCGCGAGCTGATTTCAAAAGAACACTTAGGAAGCGTTTGAAAACTGAAACATTCTCGCGATAATTCGATCTATTGATGCTACTGATTTATCGCCAAAACTAATCACTGATCACCGATCACTTATCGAAGCACCTAGGACACGCACCGTCTTGTTCAACGTTCCAACgcgaactgaaactgaaaatttgaaaatgcaAAGGGAATGATCGACGCGCAGCGACGactgcggcagcggcagcgctGTTGGCTGGAGCAACTTTGAGCAGCGACAACTTGTTGTTGCCTTTCTGCGTTTCTGTTTTGTTctcagctgttgttgttgctcttggGAGAAACACGGCATTTTGTCTTCGCTTGTGTTTCTTTTGATTTGACGCGTGAGTAAGCCGCGACGCCCACGTGCAAAATTTGCGTAAACATCGACAGAGTGGCCAGATCGCTGGTGAATAATTGAGGAAGTGAGTGGAAAAGTGGTAGTCAACTTTGAGACCTCGTAATTTCCGCTTCCTTAGTTCAAAGGAAACTTTTACAATGGGTAatcttttttaaaatataggaaattaaaatgtattttctatataaaaaatgtttttaaaaatattcagtAACTCAGTTTATAGATTTTTGAGCAGAACAcaattcagttttcgtttgtTTAGCTTTAAGttgcaattatgtatgtagTATTGCTAAAAACTGCTGTGTAATTTGTAAGAATTAATATTTTGGTTAAAAGTCGATCTCTGTGATTATATTTATGGGTAATTACTTATTGTCTTCAGCTCATTAGTTCATCCACCAATTATTATGGGGGAGTTCCCCACTTGGGCTGCCCCAATTGTGGATCGTATGGGCCATTAAACTGAAACTCAATCCCAAAACATGCTTACATTGTAGGCCCGTTTAAGGCTATTAAATCGGATTCGTGCGAACCCTTTTCCGATAATGCGTCCAGCCTTGTTTTCGACCACCTCCAAATCCAAAGGAACTCGGTGGATGGGGCCAGACTTTTGCTCTTTTGAAATGGAGATCGTAAATAAACGGCACGCTCTGCAGGCATTCAAAACAGTCGAACTACTCGTTAAAACTAGAGCCCAAAATGATATGCATATGGCACCTATTAATGGCTACTTATGCTGTACAAGTGTCCCCCATTTCGGAGCTCCCCCATTCCCATTTGCCGTTGACACGGGACTGATGCGTAACACGACAGTAGCATCGGGATCCAAGGGGATGGGAAGTTGTATGGATGGCCCGACCTGTTCGTCATTATGTCGCCGGCATGTCAGCGGGCAGTTGGAGGAGGGCATTATGCAGATGTGCATTCATCACGGAGTTGCGGTGCTGCGGACACACCCGAGATGCTATCCCACATCAACGCTGCATATTTTGCCGCTTTTCGGACAGCGGCGACCACTTGCTGAAATTTCATTATGTGCGTGATTTATAAATAAGCCTTGCTGGCCCCACGCCCCATTCCCCCCCTCCATCGTCCGAATCCTCCTCGAGTTGTTCCCAGCATCTTCAGTGGTTACGAGCTAAGACGTCCCACGCACTTTTCGAcgccacaacagcaacatcaagtCTCATCTCCTCCGATCTTCTGTGCCCCCAAAATGCCCCACCTTCCCCCACCCCCGCGCACTGCAGTTCAGTGCGTATTAATcataaaattgtattattaACATGTTTATTTTTCGGTCTTCAAGATTCGATTACACGCATTCTTCCTGCTCTTCGTGTGCAGCGCTTTCtggagtgtttttttttctcctcaGCGAACGTGACTTTGTTGTGCAGTGTAACGAAAGTGAGCTACTTTCTAACACTTTGGTGGGGTTGGGGATTATCATCAGCCTTCAATTGCTCTAAGAAATATTGTCATTTTACGGCTTCGCCGGTTAATTGGGTTACGTGGCTTTGGCCAATGACGGCGACCAGGCCAGATGCCTTGCACCTGGGAAAAGTGTGGGAGTTGGCAAGACATGGTTTGATTGGAGTGAATTTGGTCAAGCTTCCGGCTTAATGATTCAAAGGAGAGTGTGTTTAATGCCTGTTGATAAACTTGCATATCTAATTACAAATATGTACCTAAAGGTGTTAACATAGCTCTTCATTTATCCTACGAAAAAAGAGCAAGTGCTTATCACTTAATTTTCAACTCAGCCCCTCTTTTTAATTGCCAATAACaatataattaaaagtagttAAAGGTCAATTCACCAGCTTATCGGAGAAGTAAAACTGGTTTGCTCGcatatcaaatcaaaaatattgaataaatattaaaggTATTAATTAACGTGTAGGGCTTAAGCCATAAAACTAGTGATTAACGCCAAGTTAACAAAAGTTAACAACAGAAATAAACCGTCATTGAGGGCTCTTCGCAAACGAAACTCAGCATGTTTTCTAACTTTTTTCAAGATCCATTTATTCGATTTcgtttataattatttgttatgaataaattattttaaattaagcaATAATCCGACTAACTATAGTATATCTAACAGTAAGCGGCATTACATCTTAATCGTATTTCCTAGGCGATAGCTTTGCTTACCAAGCATTTTGATGGTTCAATACAAAGCTtgtttaaaatcaaaatttgtaTCTTGGCTGCTTTGGCGTTCGTGGACTTGAAAACGATTTAATTTGTCCCTAGctaaatgcaaatgcgaaaaGAATTTATGACGAAAATTCCGAACTAAGCTGGCTAGCAAATTAAATGCCCTTTGTTCCAAGCCGACTCCTCCAGTTGAACAGTAGCAGATCGCTTAATTGATCCAGTTGCTCTCGGAGCTCCATTAGCTCCATATGTTGTCTACTTGACCACACTGGTCAGTTCGATGGAGTCGTCACATCTGAAatgatatatatttgtttagaCTTGACTCTCTGGCTGATGCTCAGATGTGTTGACATAAAATGAATTGGCCTGGAAATGGGCTTTAAAGTGGGAGATATGATGCAATCCTTCATTAACCCAAATGGACTATCTTAACCCAATTTAAGATAGGACATATGGACCCTTTTTAGATGTTGCGTAATATGCAGTGTGTAAAAAGTAAAGTATTGCTGTTACTCGATCGTTAATCTGTGATTAATCTACAGTGAAGCTATAGTGTATTGCATAGTATATAGTTTACTAAGTCGCATAGTGATACAAAAGGCAGTTACAAGTAACCAGATGAACAGGCACTAAAAACTGCGAAAACCCAAGACATAAAACAATTTACTTTACATAATCCAACAGAAGGTATTATAAAAATCCTTTGCATTGTGCTAGATTAAACACTAAAACCACAACATAAAACCCAACATTTTATGGCGAACCACGAAAAGGAAAAGTGATTTTGAGGAGCGGTTGTAAATCATTTAGATGAAGGATGGCAATGAGCATGGGAATTTTAAGTTGGCAAGAAGATAGAAAACGGGTGTAGAGACCGAAATTACTTCTGGCGGATCGGGGATTGATCCTGGGACCTGATGGTGACCGCACTGAGGCAGGAATCATCGTTGGCCTCGTCGTCGGTGGCCAGCGGAGCGATGGATACTGTCAGCGGAGGAGTTGGTGGAACTGTTACCGCGACTGCAGCTGAGCCATTGCCATTGGCAGTGCCTTTGAGGCCGACCACATTGGCCAACTTTGTGGTGGCCGAGACCGCGGCTGCCATCACCTGGCCTCTTCCATTGAGCAGCGAGTTGTTGGTCAACTGCTTTTGCATCAGCTGATTGGAGGAGTCCAGGCGATTGGACAGCGAGGTGTGCCTGTTGTTCACCGACTGTAACGGGGaaagtttattaaattcaTAAACAAAACCACTGATATAAAATAGTACACACCGGATTATTGTTGTTCACTCGCCCGCGAATGTTGTAGAGTCCGTAGACCAAAGGATTCATACAGGAGTTGGTCGACGCGAAGATGAACAGCGCCTTGCGCACCAGGGGATTGATCTTGTCTGCGGAGTGCTTGTCCAGCCAGTACCACATGGATATGGTGTAGTACGGAGTCCAGCAGATGATGAACACAATCACAATCGTGATGGTCATCTTGAGCGTACGCTTCTTAGCCCGGCTGAGCACGTCGTCGTTGGAGCGTCGGAAACGCTCGGCAATCACGTCCTTGAGGACGCGCTGGCTCTTCCGGTAGATCTCCAGGTAGATGGCTCCGTAGCAGTAGATGAACATGATCAGCGGAAAGGCGTACATGCTGCACATGGAGGCCGCCTGATACAGCTTCTCATCAAAGTCGCTCCTGAACGAGTTGAAGATGACGCACTGAAAGTAGCCGGTGACGGCGGGATGCTCCTCCAGGTGGAAGAGAAAAGCCTGCCGGAGATGGATGACAATTAAGTATATCATACTGGTAGAAAATAACTTATTTAAATAGCCATTGCAGCAATTAAAAATAGTGCGTAAATTGAAGTAAGTCCCAATTTGGTTAAGAAGTGTTGTCTGGAACCCACCTGTGGAATGCTGCAGACGACAGATCCCAGCCAGGCGCAGGCCAACATGATGCGTCCACGGTTGTAGGACCGCTTGAGCGGCTTCAGTATGGCAAAGTATCTGATGGAGACAAGAGGAACCAGAGGTGGTGAGAGGCCGTCGGCCAACGATTGACACTTCGAGCCACCTTATCTGGCTATCAATTTGGTCCATTAGCGACAGTCAGCGGCGCGGCGTACTCACCTGTCGAGCGATATGCAGACCATCACGTAGCTGGACAGGTACAGGCCGAAGACGCGGAAGAAGCTCATCAGGCGGCACATCAGGTCCGTGGATAGCCACTGCACCGTCCAGGCCCACACGATCTCCATTGGCATCAGGAGCAGCGTCACCATTAGATCGGCGATGGCCAGATGCATTAGCATGATATCAATACGCAAGGGACCGCGCAGTCGCCGCTTGGTCAGCAGATACAGCACGGTGCTGTTGCCAATTGTTGAGATCACAAACAGTATGCTGATCCAAATGAAAGACAACATTAGGTACCGGGAACACGGCGGTGCAGGAGGAGATTGGGGGTGCGGGAGAAGGTTCAGAAGCGATTAAATTGGTGAGTGGGAAATTAAAGAAGTTTTTTCCCGAAGGTGGGTGTCTGCGTGGGTACCATTAAGTGGGTCAACGAAGTGCAGTTG contains the following coding sequences:
- the LOC6611428 gene encoding gonadotropin-releasing hormone receptor isoform X1 yields the protein MAKVAEENDHRDLSNWSSVNDTNGTIHLTKDMVFNDGHRLSITVYSILFVISTIGNSTVLYLLTKRRLRGPLRIDIMLMHLAIADLMVTLLLMPMEIVWAWTVQWLSTDLMCRLMSFFRVFGLYLSSYVMVCISLDRYFAILKPLKRSYNRGRIMLACAWLGSVVCSIPQAFLFHLEEHPAVTGYFQCVIFNSFRSDFDEKLYQAASMCSMYAFPLIMFIYCYGAIYLEIYRKSQRVLKDVIAERFRRSNDDVLSRAKKRTLKMTITIVIVFIICWTPYYTISMWYWLDKHSADKINPLVRKALFIFASTNSCMNPLVYGLYNIRGRVNNNNPSVNNRHTSLSNRLDSSNQLMQKQLTNNSLLNGRGQVMAAAVSATTKLANVVGLKGTANGNGSAAVAVTVPPTPPLTVSIAPLATDDEANDDSCLSAVTIRSQDQSPIRQKCDDSIELTSVVK
- the LOC6611428 gene encoding gonadotropin-releasing hormone receptor isoform X2, encoding MAKVAEENDHRDLSNWSSVNDTNGTIHLTKDMVFNDGHRLSITVYSILFVISTIGNSTVLYLLTKRRLRGPLRIDIMLMHLAIADLMVTLLLMPMEIVWAWTVQWLSTDLMCRLMSFFRVFGLYLSSYVMVCISLDRYFAILKPLKRSYNRGRIMLACAWLGSVVCSIPQAFLFHLEEHPAVTGYFQCVIFNSFRSDFDEKLYQAASMCSMYAFPLIMFIYCYGAIYLEIYRKSQRVLKDVIAERFRRSNDDVLSRAKKRTLKMTITIVIVFIICWTPYYTISMWYWLDKHSADKINPLVRKALFIFASTNSCMNPLVYGLYNIRGRVNNNNPSVNNRHTSLSNRLDSSNQLMQKQLTNNSLLNGRGQVMAAAVSATTKLANVVGLKGTANGNGSAAVAVTVPPTPPLTVSIAPLATDDEANDDSCLSAVTIRSQDQSPIRQK